TTTCATAATTCTCCAGGATGCCCGCCTGCTCCCGGATGCGGGAAAGGGCGAAGCGTGCTTGGGCGCAGCTTCCGTGATATCTTGCAAGGAGCAGCTGTTCCGACAGCAAAGTGGAAAGCTCACTGCCGATGCGCCGGATATTGCGCAGGTGCCTGGCCGCTGTTTCATCCAAAAGCGTCGGAACCCGTTCCGCTTCTTCGTCCCCGCTGCCAGTGGGGATACGCTCTGTCAGGAGCCGGAACAAACGCCGGTTCTGTCCGCCCAGCTTCACCGCCAGCTCCCGCACCGTCTGGCCGCTAACGCCTTTCCGGTAAGTAAAGCAGCTGATATCCTCCACCATTCGGGGAATGGCAAGGCTGCTAAGCTCCACGCCGTACATCTGTCTGGCCGCTTCCAAAAACTTGTGAGCCTCATCAAGGATGACCGCCTGATAATGAGGAATGAGAGGACGCTGCCCTTTGGAACGGCGCAGGACATCGGCCAGAAAATAGTTGTGGTTGCAGACCTGAAAATCATGTTCGCCGGACTGGACATAGCATATATGGGCCATGTACTTGCAGCCGTCGTAATAAGGGCAGTGGTCGTCACAGCGTCCTGATACGCAGATCCGCCGTTTGATATAGGGTGTCAGCCCTTCCGTGTTGGCCAGATCAATGGAAGCTATGCCCTGTAGCAATGGAGCCAGACGCTTTTGCGTCCGCTCGTCCGTATCCCGGTAAAAGGTCCGCAGGTTCCGTTCGCAGACATAATGCTCCCGGCCTTTTCTGAGGACACAGGATAAAGGCGTCCGAATAATGCCGTGAGCCATCAGAATACGGGATATCTCAGGAATATAGTCCCTGACAATGGCGTTCTGGAGCGCAATGCTGGCGGTAGAAATCACTACGGGCATATAGGCGCTGGCGGCGTAGCTCTGGTCGGGATAATAGCCCCGGAGCCAGAAGTCGTTGACGCGCCCCCGCTTGGCAAGGGCGGCGGCGATCAGATAGGCATGGGTCTTGCCGGTGCCCACCTCCGCCTCGGACAGGGAAATATCCCGGTGCCCGATAGCATCCAGAATGTGGGCGGCAAGCTCCACCTGCTTTTCCCGGATGCCATAGCCGTGTTCCGGCAGAATGGTTTCAAAAATGTGGTTCTGAATTCCCGCAAGGCTGTCCCGGAGCAGGTTTTCTCCGGGCGGCATGTCGATTTCATACCGGCCCTTGCCCGCCACGGGCGACAGGCGGATGCGTTCCGCCATGGTCGCCACGCCGGAAAGGGTCAGGGGGCTGGTACGGCGGTGAATGGCCGCCATACGCCCTGTTTGTAGATTGAGTGCTTTATAGCCATAGCCCTTGGCGGTTTCGCATTCCAGCAAAACGCAGCCATAGGCGGTAAAAAGAGCCGCTTCTCCGTATTTTTGCAAAATCCCCGGAGGGATTTCGCGGCTGACCTCATGAATGGCCTTGTACTGCATGGGTTTCCCTCCTTTTTGCTGACGGCAGAGTGGTGCGGCAAAGCAAGATGGCCGCTTTGCCGCAATAGCTCCGCCGTCAGGCAGATGATTCGTGTTCCTCATAATTTCGTATCCTATTTGGCCTCGCTTCCCGGATACAGGGGGTAATGTCAAGCCGCAGAGTAAAACTCTGCGCATGAAAGCTCCCTCCGGCCTATCCCAGCCGGAGCGATGCTTTCCCAGCTACTTGCCTTTTCGCTGGCCCTAAATGGGAAGTATCATTATGGCTCCTGTGCCTTTTGTCTGCCGGCCTTTCGAGGCGCTAAAAGGGCGGGCGCTCCCGCACGGACATACCCCGTCTCTGCAAAACTGCCTCGCAGAACGGGAAATGACCGGCGATCCTGGCGCACGGCACGGAAGGTAATGTACCTGACATCCCGGTATGACCGGTGAAGCGCACCGGTGTTTGTCAAGGAACAGGCGAAAGGCGAAAAGAACCTTTCACCTAATGTCAAAAAAGGAGGGGGGTGTTAACCCTGTTTAAAAAAATTTTTAAGTTTTTCTTTGGCAAGGGCAATGGATTTATGTACAGCCACATGGCTGACCAATTCCTTTACCGCGATCTGCCGTGTTGACAGTCCTTGAATGAAATGCAGAAGAAATCTGCGCCTTTGTGTTTCGGTCAGCTGCCCGCTGTCCAGAAGCTGCCGGGCGGCTTTCAGCGCCTTGTTTTCTCGGCATTATGTATCAGCACGGTATCAGGGGGCGGTACGGAAAGCGGTTCGGTTTCCTCAAGCCCGTTTATAGGCACATCCAGACGGCTTGTCCGATGTTCGTGTACGACCTGCCGGTGATAGATTTCATCCGACAGGTCTTTCAGTTCCTGAAAATCCTCCGTCGTCTTGCCGGGGTTCTCCGCCAGGTAGTCCTCTAAAGTGATCTCCAAACGGACACAGTCGGCAAATTTATATACAATACCCTCACTATACTTGTTGAGGGCATAATCGCTGTCTTTGTAATTTTTCATGTTCCTTTCCTCCGAACTTTGAATTTTTGTAAAATCCAAAGCCCGGAGGCGGGGAACGGCAATGTAAAATCGTGTTTGCCTGATTGAGAGATAAATTGTAAAAGTATGTAAATGCCGGTCGGGGTTTACATTTTCTTATCGAATAAAAAAAGTCAGTAGATTGCCAATGGCAAAATACTGACTTTTTTACAATCTGAATATGAAATTGTATGTAAAGAAAATGGTAAATATAAAGTCCGCCGTCTTTATTTCCACCTCATATCAAAACAAGAAGTTTTCATAGAAGCACCCCTTTCGCCATAGCGCATAGCAAAATCAAAGTATCTGGATGCCATATATTCCGTTAAAAACCGTAAGAAATGACAAAGGCGTACCCCCAGTTTGGAGAGGGCACGCCCTGCGCAGTTTTTGGCAGCCAGACTATCATAGCGCCCTAAGACACCTTAGACCCTCGGCTTTGCGTCCCCGGTTTTAACCGGGTTTGCCCATAGCTCTATTGATTTGTTGTTTCTGTTACTTTTCCGGCACTCGAAGTACATCGCCGGGGTAAATGATAGAAAACCGGCTCTTGTTGTTCAGTCGTTCCAGCTCGCTCATGGGGCAGCACAGCTTGTGGGATATGCTCCAAAAGCTATCGCCCTTTTGCACGGTGTAGGTGGTGTACCTCAGATTTTTCGGCACATCCACTGTCACGCCGTACTGGTCAAAGGTATAGGTCGCCCCGTCAATGTCCTGCTTGCCGGTGAGGGGCTTGCCATCCTTGAAGTACATCCATTTGCCGGAATCGTTCATGGACCAGCCCTGCGCCGTGTCGCTGGAAATTGCCAGCTCCACAAAGCGGCGCAGAACAGCGGACACCTCGGCTCTTGTGGCTGTACCCTGCGGATCATAGAGATTGCCGTTTTTGCCGCTGATGACGCCTGCCATTTGCATCTGCTTCACGGCTTCCTTGGCGTAGGTACTGATTTTAGCGTTATCTGTAAAGATATTTTCGATATGAACCTTCGGCAGAGTATAACCGATGGTCTTGGCATAATTGCTCATAATGACCGCCATCTGCTCACGGGTGATGGACTGATCCGGGGCAAACTTTCCATTGCCAACCCCGTTTACAATGTTATTTTTGCTTGCCCACTCAATGTAGCCCATATAGTAGGCGTCGTCTTGCACATCGCTGAAGCTGCTCTTTGCGTAGCCGCTCACATCGGCGTTTGCAAGCCTCCCCAGCGCCGTGACGAACATTCCTCTTGTCATGGCGGTGTTCGGGCTGAACTTGGTTTCAGAAGTTCCGCTGAACAGCCCACGGCTTGCCACAAACTCAATATCTTCCTTTGCCCAATGGCCTGCAATGTCAGTAAATGCGGTGTTGGCCTGTTTATAGCCGATGCCGTAGGTGGAAAAATGATCGGTGCTGAAGCGCAGTACCTTTTCCACACTGTCATAGACCGAGTTTACCAGCCAATGCACCTTACCCTTGCTGTCCACATACACAGCCTGCACATTCCCTACCTTTTCATTTGCGCCGAGGGTATAGGGGATGGTTACCGATACGCTGCCTGCGCCGAAGCTGCTGACCGCCTTGCCGTTGCCGTAGTTCACCTTGAGGTCAAATACCGGACGGCTGCCGATTGCCTTTTTCGCCTCGCCTGTTAGTTTGCCGCTGTTCGTGCGGGTGGCGGTGATATTTACATCAGATTTTGCCTGCTTATTGATTTCCTGTATGGTCGCCAAATCCATACCGACTCTGATGTCGGGGTTGTCTACCACCACAATGGTGTTGACGATTTTCTTTGCAATGATGGTATCCTGCACGGCCTTTGGTAGATTGACCGTAACATTGGAGCCGGTTTTGTTGCCGGTATCCACACGGAGAACCACCGTGATGCCATTTTGCTCCGTGCCGTTTTTCTTGGCCTCAGCCAGTGCCTTGTTAAAAGCGTCAGTCACAGTTTTGTCAGTGAGGCTCACTGTGACATTGCCCTTGCCGTCCACTGTGCCGGGAACCTTGATTTCTCCCTGAGTGGGTGAATTCGGCTTATCCGGTGCGGGTGGGGTGACGATGACAGGGCTGCTGTTGTCGTTTGAGGAGCTGCCGCCGCCACTTCCAGAGCCACCGCCGCCGGTGTAAGTCCAATGGGCATAGTAGATCACATTTGCACTGACGGTTGTGCTTGCGGAGATTTGAGTTCCACCGCTTGCCGCCGTATACCAGCCGTCAAAGCTGTAACTGCCGGAGCGTGTCGGTGTCGGGAGTGCCCCTACCGCCGTACCAGATGCAACCGAGCGTGAAGTTTCACTGACCGTGCCGCCGTTCGGGTTGAAGGTGACGATGTAGTTCGGAACCACCGTTACAGAGAAACTCAGTTCTACCGTAGCATTGGTGCTTTGGTTGGTGCTTACGGTCAGCGTTTCATTATAATTACCCACTGCAAGACCAGCTTTCGGTGCAACGGTAAAGGTAGCCGTGCCGTTTGCCGCCAGTGTGGTGGTACTGAGTGTGCCGATGGTATAGTTGGTGCTGGTCGGCTGGATCAGCGTCACGCTGGAGTTTCCGGTGTTTGTGATGGTGACGGTCTGCGCTGTCGGGGCACTGTAGCCGATTGTCAGTGAACCAAAATCCTTGGTTACCGGGTCAGCGGTGATGGTATAAGTAGGAGCCGTCGTCACTGCAAAACTCAATTCCACCGTAGCATTGGTGCTATGGTTGGTACTTACGGTCAGCGTTTCATTATAATTCCCCACTGCAAGACCGGTTTTCGGCGTAATGGTAAAGGTGGCCGTACCGTTTGCCGCTAGTGTGGTGGTACTGAGTGTCCCGATGGTATAGTTGGTGCTGGTCGGCTGGGTCAGCGTCACGCTGGAGTTTCCGGTGTTTGTGATCGTGACGGTCTGCGCTACCGGGGCAATATAGCCGATTGTCAGCGATCCGAAATCCTTGGTTACCGGGTCAGCGGTGATGGTATAAGTAGGAGCCGCCGTCACTTCAAAACTCAATTCCACCGTAGCGTTGGTGCTGTGGTCGGTGCTTACGGTCAGTGTCTCATTATGCGCTCCCACCGCAAGACCGGCTTTCGGTGCAACGGTAAAGGTAGCCGTACCGTTTGCCGCCAGTGTGGTGGTACTGAGTGTGCCGATGGTGTAGTTGGTACTGGTCGGCTGGGTCAGCGTCACGCTGGAGTTTCCGGCGTTTGTGATGGTGACGGTCTGCGCTGCCGGGGCACTGTAACCCTCTACCAGTGAGCCGAAGTTCTTGCTGGTCGGATTCGCTGTGATGGTGTAAGTAGGAGCCGCTGTCACAGTGAAGTTCAGGTCTACCGTAGCGTTGGTGCTGTGGTCGGTACTTACGGTCAGGGTTTCATCGTGATTTCCCACTGCAAGACCGGTTTTCGGCGTAACGGTAAAGGTGGCCGTGCCGTTTACCGCCAGTATGGTGGTGCTGAGTGCGCCGATGGTGTAGTTGGTACTGGTCGGCTGGGTCAGCGTCACGCTGGTATTTCCAGTATTTGTGATGGTCACGGTCTGCGCTGCCGGGGCACTGTAACCTACTGCCAGTGAGCCGAAGTTCTTGCTGGTCGGATTCGCTGTGATGGTGTAAGTAGGAGCCGCTGTCACAGTGAAGCTCAGGTCTACCGTAGCGTTGGTGCTGTGGTCGGTGCTTACGGTCAGCGTTTCATTGTAATTGCCCACCGCAAGTCCGGCTTTCGGTGCAACGGTAAAGGTGGCCGTACCATTTGCCGCCAGTGTGGTGGTGCTGAGTGCGCCGATGGTATAGTTGGTGCTGGTTGGCGGGGTAAGCGTCACACTGGAGTTTCCGGTGTTTGTGATGGCAATGGTCTGCGCTGCCGGGGCGCTGTAACCGATTGTCTGTGAACTGAAATCCTTGCTGGTCGGATTGGCGGTGATAGTATAGGTTGGTGCCGCCGTCACAGTAAAGATGAAGCTTACCGTAGTGCTGGTGCTGTGGTCGGTGCTTACGGTCAGGGTTTCAGCGTAATTGCCCACTGAAAGACCTGTTTTTGGTGCAACGGTAAAGGTGGCCGTACCATTTGCTGCCAGTGTGGTGGTGCTGAGTGCGCCGATGGTGTAGTTGGTGCTGGTTGGCGGGGTAAGCGTCACACTGGAGTTTCCGGTATTTCTGATAGTAACAGTCTGCGCTGCCGGGGCAGTGTAGCCCACTGCCAGCGAACCAAAATGCTTGCTGATCGGACTGGCTGTGATGGTGTAGGTAAGAGCTGCCGCCTCGATTTTTAACGGGGCGCTGATATTATTCGCCAAATCCTCCACAACCACATAAATATCTTTCGCCCCCGCCGCCAGCGTAACGGCCTTATCCGTCACTGTTCCGCTTACGGAACCGAGAGAAATGCCAGTGTTTTTCACCGCCGCACTCGTTGGAGTGGACTCGCCGCTGTTCACAACAAGGTAATACGCAGTACCCGCCTCGTCGGTGATAAAGCCGATTGTAGCCGCTGTGTCGCTTGTGCGGGTTACATTTCCCGCCGAAAGCACAGGCGGTGTGGTGTCGGGCGCGACATACGCCGCCGCCTCGATTTTTAACGGGGTGCTGATATTACCCGCCGAATCCTCCACGACCACATAAATATCTTTTGCCCCCGCCGTCAGAGTAACGGATTGGTTCGTTACTGCGCCCGCCGAAACCGCGCCGAGAGAAGCACCCTCTTTTACCTCCGCACTCGTGGGAGCGGACACGCCGCTGTTCACAACAAGGTAATACGCTGTGCCCGCCTTGTCGGTGGTAAAGTCGATTGTACCCTCTGTGTCGCTCGTGCGGCTTACGTTTCCTGCCGAAAGCACAGGCGATATGACGTCAAGCCCAAACTTTAAGTATTTGTAGGTTGGCCAATGCGCCGTGTTGTAGGCGACCGAACCGCTCCCATCGTAATTCGTGCTTGCCCCGCCCTGCACACCGCTGTCCAACGTCGGCGCATATGCTATTGCTCCACTGGAGCCTTGGATAATAGTAGTTGTTCCATTTTGAATCGTTGCGTTGGCGTGGTCAATCGCAATACCGCCAGTCCCTGCCGCGCTCACCGTTCCGCCCGATATGTTCAATTGGCCGGAAGCGCCGGTTTCACCCAAAATCGCTTTTCCATTATTTCCTGTCGCGCTCACCGCTCCACCAGAAATATTTACGGTTCCGTTTTGGCTGTAAATCGCAATACCGCGAAACCCTGTCGCACTCACTGTTCCGTCGGTAATATTTAAGGTATTATTACTGCCTATCCAAATCGCAACATATTCAGTGCCTCCTATCGAGCGCACCGTGCCACCGGAAAGGTTTACGGTGCCGCTGCCAGACACAAAAATCGTCCCCATTGTCCCACTGGTCACCATTCCGCCGCCCGCGCTGTCGGTAATGGTGAGCGTACCGCTGCCCAGATGTTTGATGGCAGAAACAGAACCGCCGTTAAGCGTTTTGCCGTTTAAGTCAATGGTGATGTCGTAGCTACAAGTGTTGGGAATAGTGATTGTCCCAGTGCCGCTATAACTGTCGGAAAGTTTCAAATTCAAATCGCCTGCCGCGCCGTCTATGGCTGATTGGAGAGCCGTAAGGTCGGCAACCTCCGAAAGCACAGGCGGGGTGACAGCAGGCTCAACCTTGATATATTTATAGGTTGCGAGATTCGCCGCATCATATGAAACAGTGGGGGTTCCGCTCTCATTGAGGCTTGCGGTCACCTGCATACCTGTGAAATCAGGAGACCCGACAGAGTTGGTCAATGCCTTACCACTACCGCTTGCGGTCATCGTTCCGCCGCTAACGGTTATTGTTTTCCCTACAATTCCTTGAGTGCCTCCGGTGCTTGTCACGGTTCCTCCGCTGATAGATACGGATTCCCTCACAAAAATTACCGAACTCACTGTGGTAATTGCACCGCTGTTGATCGTTAGATTGTTGCTATAAATTCCAAAGTTATTGCCGGCGGTTACAGTGAGCGAGCCATGCTCTTCCGCACTGATTTGGAGGTCACTCTCGTCAGAAGCAATTCCATATACGCTGTAAGATCCAGAATGCGGAAGAGCAATAGAGTTTGCCCCCACCAATTTGAGGTTAAGACCGAACGGGGCATAAATACCGTAGTTAGCTGCTGAAACCATGTGCGAAGTGGTAATTGCTGCATTGTTCAGTGTGAGGGTATTTGTGTCACTGTCATAGGTGACGGTTCCGTCGTCCAGTACATTGCTTGCGTTGGTGCTGGCCACTTGCACGCCGCCCACCCATATGTCGTAGTTGGTGACAGCGTCAGGTGCCAAAAGCACAGGCGGAGACGCGACTTCAAATTGTAAGCCTATAGGCTGTTTAGCGCCAGTTGCAAACCCTATCAGACCCGAATTCCTCAAAACAGCCCATTGTGCACCGAATGTTGCATCGAGGATGGGTTCATCGTCCGCATAGTATGCGTACAGCAAACCGCGAAAGCCGTCCTCACCTAAGCCCCAGTGAAAAGTGATGGTTTGGCCGACAGCGGCTCGGTATAGATATGATTTAACCATTGCGTTTCCATCATCATCAGGCGCATAATCGTCACTGTCAGCCGTGCTGATTGGAGAAAGGCCGCAGTCGTTGCTCAAAAACCCAAGGGAGGACGGGGACATACGCTCCCCCACAAGGACAATGTAGAAGTCGCGGGTTTCCGCCGACTGTGCCGTCAACGTTGGCTTTTCCCGCGCCTGCGTCTTGTCAATCAGCATTGCCGCGCCAACTGTCACGCTAATTTCCGGTAGCGGGGCGCTGACGGTATAGCCTTCAATCACCGGCGTAAAGGCATAAACGCCCCCGGTGTTTGGGTCATAGTCAGGCGAATTCCATGTTACCGGAATATCCCCGGTGGTTTCTTTCCATTTAGGCTCGGAGGCCGTTGTGGGAGTTGCCGTTTCCGGGCTACCGGAATCCTGTGTGGAATTTTCATCGGCAGGCACGGCTGTCCGCACTGTGGCGGTCAGCGTTTCGGGCAATTCCAAATCTTCAATGGATGTTCCGAGTGATACCGCTTTTTGGGTTTCTGTCAGCGGTGCAAAGCTGATAATTTCTCCGCTCCCGCCAATGGTTGTATGTATTTCTTCCGCCATTGCCGATACCGGCAGCATGGTCACAATCATGCACAGCGCAAGAAACATACTTAATAGTCGTTTGTTCATAAGGTCTGTCCCTCCTTGATTTCTAAACTTGTTTTTCCTTGTTCCAAAAGTTTTTCCAGCATCCCGATTTCTTCCTCAGTGGCGGGGCGAATATGGGATTTTTCACAGGAAGGGCATTCCTTTACCGCTCCCACCCGGCAGAATAAAAAGCCGCAGTCCTCGCAGGCGTAAGTCATGTCATGTCCCCCTTCCGCATAGACAGGTTGATTTTCTTCAAATCCCAAGGAGCTGCTTTTTCTTTGCCTCAAACTCCTGCTGTGAAATCACGCCATCTTCCATGAGTGTCTTATATTTTTTGATTTCTTCGATGGCGTCGGTAGGCGGAGCCATGTTGGTATGTAACGCCCCCATTCCCATCATACCGGGGCCAACAGACTGCTCGGCCATGCCGGGGAAGGCCACCGTCCTAAGTGCAGCCACCAGCTTTTCAATTTCTTCTATGCTTTGCTGGTAGGAGCGGAGGTAGTTGTTCACATCCGGGAGGGTGTTATTAAACCGTGGGCCGTCCATATCACATTTGAGCACCGTCCAGTAGGGGTGGTCGAAATGCAGCTCCACATGAAACGCCTGAAAGGGTTCAGGAATATCAAAATATTGCACCGGTGCGGAGTTATTTACCTTGCCGTCGTCCAGCCTATCAAGGGTTCGTGCCATCCGCTTGTTCGCTGCAATCTGTGCGATTTGCGGCGCCATCGCCATAGCCCGCTCTGTTACGGTGCTGGTATAACGGCGTATGCCTGCCGCTGAACCCTCAAACAGAGGGGTGCTGTCCTCCCGGATGGTAAAGGATTTCAACTGGCTGCCTTCAAACACGGTTTTATCCGGGTTTTTGCTCATACAGAACAGCTTGTTCTGGTAATCAAAGATGATTTTGGTATCCCAAAGGCCGAAATCAATCCGCTCAGAAACCACGAACCGGTCTTTCAGTATTTGGTTTTGATTGTAGAATGCCAGATATCCCCGAAATCCCTGCATTGTCAGATTGCTTTCCTTGTCGGCATCCATATCAATCTTGTTATAACAGTCGTTACAAATATATTCGCCCTCAATTTTCGATGGCAGAATCAGTGGAATCTTGCCGCCACAGATGGGGCAAGGGGGTTTTTTAGAAAATAGACCCATCATCATTTCCTCCATTTGTTCTCATTATCTTGTTCCGCCGCCTGATCCACCGCCAATAGAGCCGCCGCCCCCGCCAAGGGAAGCAAATCCGCCGCTTCCGCCGCTGCGTTTTTCCTGCTCACGCCGCTGTTCGGCTTGCTTCATATTGCTGTAAAGCAAGTAGTGGTAGGAATAGGCGGCCGCCATGCTCCCGCTGTAATCGGTCAGCTCGACAGAAATTTGGGGGTACAGCTCTTTCATCTGCTCCGCCACCTGATCGGCGATACCAAACAGCATGGCATAGGTCAGCAGTTCCCTCCAAATCGGCATTTCCTTGACGCCGCGCTCGGCAATGAGTGAAAAATCCGTCAGATACCGTTTCAGCCCCATCAGCTCGCCCAGCTCCTGTTTACCAGTTGGCGTCAGATCCGTCAGCTTTGCGGGCATATCCCACCGTTTCAGGCAGATTTTTTGATTCAGCCAAGTTCTGCCTGCGTTTTCGCATTTCTGTATGTAGGCGCGCAGCAGTTTGTCGTTTTGACTTGCAAAGTGTTCCAGTTCCTTTGCCTGCAAAGTGGAATCCGGACCGGCCGCGCTTTCGAGCACCGTATAAAGGTACTCGTCATATTCGTTCATACTGCTATGATTGCTGCCCACCAGCCGCAGGCTCACTGTTTCTTTGGTTTTGCCCATCAAACCGATCTGCTGCGTTTCCACGGGGGACAGGCAACCAAGCTGAATCAGCCGCAGCATTCCTGTGGAAAGAATCGCACCGTCCTCACACACATCAAACAGCCGTCCCAGCGCATAGGTGGCACTCAGATTGCCGTCGTTGGGAATGTCCCTGAAATACCCGAACCGCTCTGTAAATCGTTGCCTTTTTTTCTCCGCACGTTTCTTTTTCATTCTGAAAAACCAAATTATCAGCCCAATGGGAAGTCCGATGGACAAAAGCATCGTGACAATCGCTTCAAATGTGGATACTTCTTCACTGGTATCATTGTAATCACTGCCTGAAAAGGCAGTTTCTTTTACTTCCTCAAAGCTGCCCGGTTCCTGCCGTGAGGGGGACAGGATTCCCTTATCCAGTGAAAACAGTACCGTCACATAGTTTTCGGAATAGATCGAACTTTCCGTGTAGGCGAGAATGGCGCCGTCTGAAAATTCCACCTGTCCGTCATAGCCAAACCCCCATATGTCGGCAATTTCATCAGTGATGGGCATACCGTCCGCCAGCCGGATTTCCACCTTCACATCGGTGGGGGTGGTGTTCATTCCATCATTTACAAATCGGAAATTGAACCCGTCCCTGTCGCTATAAGCACCTATCACGTTATCCAGCTTATATTCAATGGCATAACGGTTTTGTCCGTAATTACTGATGCCGAAGCAGATTTCATATCCGCTGTCGGTATGATGGATGCCGCATTTTTTCGCCTTTTCTTCAAAGCTCCAATCAATATTCCACTCCGGTACGGTTTCATAAGCACCGTTTTGGTCGGAGACCGTAAGCTGGCTGATGGTCAGATAATCAGGCGCGTTCATGGGAATATAGCTTTCTGTGCCCTCGTTAAAATCTCCCTCCCATACCTGTGTAACGTACATGGAACCGTCCTCGTAAATGACAGCCTGAATATCCATGGTATTGACCTGATTTGCCGCAAAAGCCGATAAAGGAAGGGAAAATAATAAGGCAAAGCATAGAATCAGTCCGCTTACTTTTTTGCGCATCGGGCACCTCATTTCATGCTGGGCATATCCGCCTTGTCAGCCTGCTCCACAAGATATTCTCTTTGCCCAAAGCCCAGCATCCCGGCAATGGCAGAGACCGGGAACATTCGGATTTCACGGTTTAATTTGGTCACGCTGTCGTTGTAAATCAGGCGGCTGGTGCGCACCATGTTTTCAAAGGTCTGCACCGCGTCCATGGTTTTGATGTAATTTTGATTGGCTTTCAGGTCAGGATACTGCTCCGTTACCATGGCAATCCTGCCAAGGGCTTCTGAAATAACCCCTTCCTGACGCATCACATCATCCGGCGTGGATTTCGCTGTGATGACGCTTCTTCTTGATTTGATAGTTTCAATCAGCGTTTCGCTTTCGTGCTTGGCATAGCCCTTGGTCAAATCCAAAAGGGCCGTCAGCGCATCAAAGCGGCTGGAAAGCTGCACCCCGATCTGGCTCATGGCATTGCTGATATTCTCATCCAGCACCACCAGTCTGCGCTGGGTGGAGATGATCCATAGAACAACGGCCGCAATAATTACGGCGATTGTGATGAAAGTTGGCAGCATAATAAAGTCTCCT
The Oxobacter pfennigii DNA segment above includes these coding regions:
- a CDS encoding DUF2207 family protein translates to MRKKVSGLILCFALLFSLPLSAFAANQVNTMDIQAVIYEDGSMYVTQVWEGDFNEGTESYIPMNAPDYLTISQLTVSDQNGAYETVPEWNIDWSFEEKAKKCGIHHTDSGYEICFGISNYGQNRYAIEYKLDNVIGAYSDRDGFNFRFVNDGMNTTPTDVKVEIRLADGMPITDEIADIWGFGYDGQVEFSDGAILAYTESSIYSENYVTVLFSLDKGILSPSRQEPGSFEEVKETAFSGSDYNDTSEEVSTFEAIVTMLLSIGLPIGLIIWFFRMKKKRAEKKRQRFTERFGYFRDIPNDGNLSATYALGRLFDVCEDGAILSTGMLRLIQLGCLSPVETQQIGLMGKTKETVSLRLVGSNHSSMNEYDEYLYTVLESAAGPDSTLQAKELEHFASQNDKLLRAYIQKCENAGRTWLNQKICLKRWDMPAKLTDLTPTGKQELGELMGLKRYLTDFSLIAERGVKEMPIWRELLTYAMLFGIADQVAEQMKELYPQISVELTDYSGSMAAAYSYHYLLYSNMKQAEQRREQEKRSGGSGGFASLGGGGGSIGGGSGGGTR
- a CDS encoding LemA family protein, with the protein product MLPTFITIAVIIAAVVLWIISTQRRLVVLDENISNAMSQIGVQLSSRFDALTALLDLTKGYAKHESETLIETIKSRRSVITAKSTPDDVMRQEGVISEALGRIAMVTEQYPDLKANQNYIKTMDAVQTFENMVRTSRLIYNDSVTKLNREIRMFPVSAIAGMLGFGQREYLVEQADKADMPSMK